The Phaenicophaeus curvirostris isolate KB17595 chromosome 27, BPBGC_Pcur_1.0, whole genome shotgun sequence genome has a segment encoding these proteins:
- the DBNL gene encoding drebrin-like protein isoform X1: MALNLSKNGRALQEAYGRVVAAGSPTDWALFTYEGNSNDLRVAGSGDGGLEEMVEELNSGKVMYAFCRVKDPNSGLPKYVLINWTGEGVNDVRKGACANHVSTVANFLKGAHVTINARAEEDVEPELIMEKVAKASGANYNFHKESSKFQDSGPQAPVGSVYQKTNAMSEIKRVNKDNFWAKAEKDEENRRLEEKRRAEEERQRLERERRERELQEAAGREQRYKARSNEIEAQKRLQQQQEAENRDKEQQQWKEQAEEYEARQRKGFKRSESVEKAQEAASLIAQRAVNPRDIFKQREKSAPTDAVTTSQPGKLRSPFLQKEVNSVPTPASPISPARDAAPSASFAQSSAWGTPPASPAATAGRDAGYNSSIPASHVEEANLYEEPPEPSAIYEEPPQEQVDDAKYDYSEYQQTPDLTGRGLCARALYDYQAADDTEISFDPENIITNIEMIDEGWWRGYGPDGHFGMFPANYVELIE, translated from the exons ATGGCGCTGAACCTCAGCAAGAACGGGCGGGCGCTGCAGGAGGCCTACGGGCGGGTGGTGGCGGCGGGGAGCCCCACCGACTG GGCTCTGTTCACCTATGAAGGCAACAGCAATGACCTGCGCGTGGCCGGCTCTGGAG ATGGAGGCCTGGAGGAGATGGTGGAGGAGCTCAACAGCGGAAAGGTGATGTACGCCTTCTGTAGGGTGAAGGATCCCAACTCCGGCCTGCCCAAATACGTCCTCATCAACTGG ACTGGCGAAGGGGTGAACGACGTGAGGAAAGGAGCCTGCGCCAACCACGTCAGCACCGTAGCGAACTTCCTAAAG GGGGCCCATGTCACCATCAATGCTCGCGCAGAGGAGGATGTGGAGCCTGAACTCATCATGGAGAAGGTTGCCAAGGCCTCCGGGGCCAACTACAACTTCCACAAGGAGAGCAGCAAGTTCCAGGACTCTGGTCCTCAAGCTCCTGTG GGCTCTGTCTATCAGAAGACGAATGCGATGTCTGAAATAAAGAGAGTCAATAAAGATAATTTCTGGGCCAAAGCAGAG aaagatgaagaaaaccgccggctggaggagaagaggagagcgGAGGAGGAGCGGCAGCGGCTGGAGAGAGAGCGGCGGGAGCGGGAGCTGCAGGAAGCGGCAGGGCGAGAGCAGAGATATAAAGCGAGATCCAATGAAATTGAAGCCCAGAA GagacttcagcagcagcaggaagcgGAGAATAGGGACAAGGAGCAGCAGCAATGG AAGGAGCAAGCTGAGGAGTACGAGGCCAGGCAGCGGAAAGGCTTCAAGAGAAGCGAGTCCGTGGAGAAAGCCCAG GAGGCAGCATCGCTGATCGCGCAGCGGGCGGTGAACCCCCGGGACATCTTCAAGCAGAGGGAGAAGTCAGCACCGACGGATGCGGTGACGACTTCCCAGCcag GCAAGCTTCGCAGCCCTTTCCTGCAGAAGGAGGTGAACTCGGTGCCAACTCCGGCCTCTCCCATTTCTCCTGCACGGGATGctgctccctcagcctccttcgcCCAATCCTCTGCCTGGGGGAcacctccagcctctccagcagccacagcag GGCGTGATGCTGGGTACAATTCAAGCATCCCGGCTTCCCATGTAGAAGAGGCGAATCTGTATGAGGAACCACCGGAGCCCTCGGCCATCTATGAAGAACCCCCTCAG GAACAGGTCGACGATGCCAAATACGACTACTCGGAGTACCAGCAGACACCGGACCTGACAGGGAGGGGGCTGTGTGCCCGAGCGCTCTACGACTACCAGGCTG CTGACGACACTGAGATCTCGTTTGACCCAGAGAACATCATCACCAACATTGAGATGATCGATGAAGGCTGGTGGCGCGGCTACGGCCCCGATGGCCACTTCGGCATGTTCCCTGCCAACTACGTGGAACTGATCGAGTGA
- the DBNL gene encoding drebrin-like protein isoform X2, with translation MALNLSKNGRALQEAYGRVVAAGSPTDWALFTYEGNSNDLRVAGSGDGGLEEMVEELNSGKVMYAFCRVKDPNSGLPKYVLINWTGEGVNDVRKGACANHVSTVANFLKGAHVTINARAEEDVEPELIMEKVAKASGANYNFHKESSKFQDSGPQAPVGSVYQKTNAMSEIKRVNKDNFWAKAEKDEENRRLEEKRRAEEERQRLERERRERELQEAAGREQRYKARSNEIEAQKRLQQQQEAENRDKEQQQWEAASLIAQRAVNPRDIFKQREKSAPTDAVTTSQPGKLRSPFLQKEVNSVPTPASPISPARDAAPSASFAQSSAWGTPPASPAATAGRDAGYNSSIPASHVEEANLYEEPPEPSAIYEEPPQEQVDDAKYDYSEYQQTPDLTGRGLCARALYDYQAADDTEISFDPENIITNIEMIDEGWWRGYGPDGHFGMFPANYVELIE, from the exons ATGGCGCTGAACCTCAGCAAGAACGGGCGGGCGCTGCAGGAGGCCTACGGGCGGGTGGTGGCGGCGGGGAGCCCCACCGACTG GGCTCTGTTCACCTATGAAGGCAACAGCAATGACCTGCGCGTGGCCGGCTCTGGAG ATGGAGGCCTGGAGGAGATGGTGGAGGAGCTCAACAGCGGAAAGGTGATGTACGCCTTCTGTAGGGTGAAGGATCCCAACTCCGGCCTGCCCAAATACGTCCTCATCAACTGG ACTGGCGAAGGGGTGAACGACGTGAGGAAAGGAGCCTGCGCCAACCACGTCAGCACCGTAGCGAACTTCCTAAAG GGGGCCCATGTCACCATCAATGCTCGCGCAGAGGAGGATGTGGAGCCTGAACTCATCATGGAGAAGGTTGCCAAGGCCTCCGGGGCCAACTACAACTTCCACAAGGAGAGCAGCAAGTTCCAGGACTCTGGTCCTCAAGCTCCTGTG GGCTCTGTCTATCAGAAGACGAATGCGATGTCTGAAATAAAGAGAGTCAATAAAGATAATTTCTGGGCCAAAGCAGAG aaagatgaagaaaaccgccggctggaggagaagaggagagcgGAGGAGGAGCGGCAGCGGCTGGAGAGAGAGCGGCGGGAGCGGGAGCTGCAGGAAGCGGCAGGGCGAGAGCAGAGATATAAAGCGAGATCCAATGAAATTGAAGCCCAGAA GagacttcagcagcagcaggaagcgGAGAATAGGGACAAGGAGCAGCAGCAATGG GAGGCAGCATCGCTGATCGCGCAGCGGGCGGTGAACCCCCGGGACATCTTCAAGCAGAGGGAGAAGTCAGCACCGACGGATGCGGTGACGACTTCCCAGCcag GCAAGCTTCGCAGCCCTTTCCTGCAGAAGGAGGTGAACTCGGTGCCAACTCCGGCCTCTCCCATTTCTCCTGCACGGGATGctgctccctcagcctccttcgcCCAATCCTCTGCCTGGGGGAcacctccagcctctccagcagccacagcag GGCGTGATGCTGGGTACAATTCAAGCATCCCGGCTTCCCATGTAGAAGAGGCGAATCTGTATGAGGAACCACCGGAGCCCTCGGCCATCTATGAAGAACCCCCTCAG GAACAGGTCGACGATGCCAAATACGACTACTCGGAGTACCAGCAGACACCGGACCTGACAGGGAGGGGGCTGTGTGCCCGAGCGCTCTACGACTACCAGGCTG CTGACGACACTGAGATCTCGTTTGACCCAGAGAACATCATCACCAACATTGAGATGATCGATGAAGGCTGGTGGCGCGGCTACGGCCCCGATGGCCACTTCGGCATGTTCCCTGCCAACTACGTGGAACTGATCGAGTGA
- the CAPG gene encoding macrophage-capping protein — translation MYTALPKSGSPFGPSATLPGLHIWRVEKLQPVEVPKASWGTFFSGDAYLVLHNGTDECAHLHLWLGRDSSRDEQGACALLSTQLNILLGERPVTHREVQGNESDVFMEYFPHGITYQDGGVDSAFKPSRAGAGPVRKLYQVKGKKNIRASERDLSWGSFNTGDCFILDLGETLFVWCGARCNMLERSRAQELAAAIRDSERGGKARLEIVVDGEEPPEMLQVLGPKPPLQEGSPEEDIVADQRNAGAAILYKVSDATGRMALSQVAASSPFSQNLLCSDDCFVLDNGAGGKVYVWKGRKANEQERQAALRVAEEVIARMGHSPRTQVEILPQGRETPLFKQFFTSWK, via the exons ATGTACACTGCGCTCCCCAAAAG TGGTTCCCCCTTTGGCCCCTCCGCCACCCTCCCGGGGCTGCACATCTGGCGGGTGGAGAAGCTTCAGCCGGTGGAGGTCCCGAAGGCATCGTGGGGCACCTTCTTCTCAGGGGACGCTTACTTGGTGCTGCACAATGGAACAGATGAGTGTGCCCACCTCCACCTCTGGCTGG GCCGGGATTCCTCGCGGGATGAGCAGGGCGCCTGCGCTCTCCTCTCCACTCAGCTCAACATCCTGCTGGGCGAGCGCCCCGTCACGCACCGCGAGGTGCAGGGCAACGAGTCTGATGTCTTCATGGAGTACTTCCCTCATGGCATCACCTACCAG GATGGTGGCGTGGACTCGGCCTTCAAGCCCTCCCGCGCCGGCGCCGGCCCCGTGCGCAAACTTTACCAGGTGAAGGGCAAGAAGAACATCCGGGCGAGCGAGCGGGACCTGAGCTGGGGCAGCTTCAACACCGGCGACTGCTTCATCCTCGACCTGGGCGAG acCCTCTTCGTCTGGTGCGGGGCCAGGTGCAACATGCTGGAGCGCAGCCGGGCGCAGGAGCTGGCCGCAGCCATCCGGGACAGCGAGCGGGGTGGCAAGGCTCGCCTGGAGATCGTGGTGGATGGCGAGGAACCACCTGAGATGCTCCAG GTTCTAGGCCCCAAGCCCCCCTTGCAGGAGGGCAGCCCCGAGGAGGACATCGTGGCCGATCAGAGGAATGCAGGGGCAGCCATCCTCTACAAG GTGTCGGACGCCACGGGGCGCATGGCCCTGAGCCAGGTGGCTGCGAGCAGCCCCTTCAGCCAGAACCTGCTCTGCTCCGACGACTGCTTCGTGCTGGACAACGGCGCCGGCGGCAAGGTCTACGTCTGGAAAG GGCGCAAGGCCAACGAGCAGGAGCGCCAGGCAGCCCTGAGGGTGGCCGAGGAGGTGATCGCCCGCATGGGCCACTCGCCCCGCACACAG GTGGAGATCCTGCCCCAGGGCCGCGAGACGCCCCTCTTCAAGCAGTTCTTCACCAGCTGGAAGTGA